One genomic window of Salmo salar chromosome ssa12, Ssal_v3.1, whole genome shotgun sequence includes the following:
- the LOC106564093 gene encoding oocyte zinc finger protein XlCOF6-like, with protein MDEDSEDPSSPSPSCSNEPQPMVSPSLDRNRGDQEDSNHGDQKDTAQGQERVTASLDMNSETPTFNIVVKEEEEDWELDNTGESPSHHSAAGERPSTSGEPKQHQIKRRTRQKKTHPCPDCGKHCQTLSALQIHMRTHTGEKPYACFVCEKTFIIRQALKTHQRTHTGEKPYTCSECGKGFAHQCSLRYHQKRNSEQIKTDPNEKITCCCGQEFSSKCVLEVHLKTDTGAKPYTCCVCGKRFNKESLKEHQRSHTGEMPYSCSFCGKGYYHKPAWKAHERTHTEEKPLCSVCGRTCSSKYTLKVHERTHTGEMPFLCSECGKGFISKGLLMTHERFNCSGGEEQRRAKSFHKCPDCGKEFTQANKLERHMRTHTGERPYQCSVCGMTFNQKGNLKTHFKVHTGRDPSFLPDMDMRTTSSEAVKQPPDNRHNVGKPQRCLNQIGKEGTHTLPAPQTHNLPAPQTHNLPAPQTHNLPAPQTHNLPAPQTHNLPAPQTHNLPAPQTHNLPAPQTHNLPAPQTHHLPAPQREGSHHLPAPQKPTMSPRGEKRYLCTECGKTYTREYDLRVHLRTHTGERPYQCYDCGKAYVRKNNLQQHRRSHAPKPMGPTRHLGRPPRVGSSSGRSNQSPRVGKA; from the exons GATTCTGAAGACCCGTCCAGCCCATCTCCATCCTGCTCCAACGAACCCCAACCCATGGTGTCCCCGAGTCTTGACAGGAACCGTGGTGACCAGGAGGACAGTAACCATGGTGATCAGAAAGACACAGCGCAGGGTCAGGAGAGGGTTACTGCGAGTCTGGACATGAACAGTGAAACACCAACATTTAATATCGTagtcaaagaagaagaagaagactgggAACTAGATAATACAG GAGAGAGTCCCAGCCATCACTCTGCAGCCGGGGAGAGACCCTCTACATCAGGAGAACCTAAACAACACCAGATAAAACGCAGAACGAGGCAGAAAAAGACCCACCCATGCCCAGATTGTGGGAAACACTGCCAGACATTATCGGCACTACAAATACACATGAGaacccacacaggagagaagccttacgcTTGCTTTGTGTGTGAGAAAACGTTCATTATTAGACAAGCTTTGAAAACACACCAACGaacccacacaggagagaagccttatacctGCTCTGAGTGTGGGAAGGGCTTCGCTCATCAATGTAGTTTGAGATACCACCAAAAGAGGAATTCTGAACAGATTAAAACAGACCCGAATGAGAAGATAACCTGCTGCTGTGGACAAGAGTTCTCCTCAAAGTGCGTTCTGGAGGTTCACTTGAAGACAGACACTGGAGCCAAGCCTTACACCTGCTGTGTTTGTGGCAAGAGGTTCAATAAAGAATCATTAAAAGAACACCAGCGatctcacacaggagagatgccTTACTCTTGCTCTTTCTGTGGCAAGGGTTACTACCACAAACCGGCTTGGAAAGCCCACGAGCGAACACACACCGAGGAGAAGCCCCTGTGCTCTGTGTGCGGACGGACCTGCTCTAGTAAGTATACGTTAAAAGTCCAcgagcgaacacacacaggagagatgcCTTTCCTCTGCTCTGAGTGTGGCAAGGGCTTCATCAGTAAAGGACTCCTGATGACCCACGAGCGATTCAACTGTTCTGGGGGAGAGGAACAACGTCGAGCAAAGAGCTTTCACAAGTGTCCGGACTGTGGGAAGGAGTTCACTCAAGCAAACAAACTGGAGAGACacatgagaacacacacaggagagaggcctTACCAGTGCTCTGTGTGTGGGATGACGTTCAACCAGAAAGGGAATCTCAAAACGCATTTTAAAGTGCACACAG GCAGGGATCCCAGTTTCCTGCCTGACATGGACATGAGGACGACTTCTTCAGAAGCAGTGAAACAACCTCCGGACAACAGACATAATGTTGGGAAACCACAACGATGCCTGAATCAGATTGGCAAGGAGGGAACCCACACCCTTCCGGCACCACAAACCCACAACCTTCCGGCACCACAAACCCACAACCTACCGGCACCACAAACCCACAACCTTCCGGCACCACAAACCCACAACCTACCGGCACCACAAACCCACAACCTACCGGCACCACAAACCCACAACCTACCGGCACCACAAACCCACAACCTACCGGCACCACAAACCCACAACCTACCGGCACCACAAACCCACCACCTCCCGGCACCGCAGAGGGAAGGAAGCCACCACCTCCCGGCACCACAGAAACCCACCATGTCCCCCAGGGGAGAAAAACGCTATCTCTGCACTGAATGTGGCAAGACTTACACCAGGGAATATGACCTCCGAGTCCATCTcagaacgcacacaggagagagaccgtACCAGTGCTATGACTGCGGGAAGGCCTACGTCCGGAAAAACAATCTCCAACAACACCGGCGGTCACATGCTCCCAAGCCCATGGGACCG